A single window of Thermoanaerobaculia bacterium DNA harbors:
- a CDS encoding cupin domain-containing protein yields the protein MQDIEALTAKNEDFRHVLYTAPHSQLVLMALKPGEEIGKETHKAVDQFFRVEEGTGEVVLEGVTTPIKAGFAVVVPSGMKHNIVNTGTVPLKLYTIYSPPNHRDGVVHHTRAEAEGDEEHFEGETSE from the coding sequence GTGCAGGACATCGAAGCGCTCACGGCGAAGAACGAGGACTTCCGCCACGTGCTCTACACCGCGCCGCACAGCCAGCTCGTGCTGATGGCGTTGAAGCCCGGGGAAGAGATCGGGAAGGAAACCCACAAGGCCGTCGACCAGTTCTTCCGCGTGGAAGAGGGGACCGGCGAGGTGGTGCTCGAGGGCGTCACGACGCCGATCAAGGCGGGATTCGCCGTCGTCGTTCCGTCCGGGATGAAGCACAACATCGTCAACACCGGGACGGTCCCGCTGAAGCTCTACACGATCTATTCGCCGCCGAACCATCGCGACGGGGTCGTTCACCACACCCGCGCGGAGGCGGAGGGCGACGAGGAGCATTTCGAGGGCGAGACGAGCGAGTAG